Proteins from a genomic interval of Mesobacillus sp. S13:
- a CDS encoding ABC transporter permease subunit has translation MVYFKKAIEQFVLWIVCVFLFIGILFLPAKTDFETGKGGQFKSASYDYELDMHIQNIKGFFTYIKENPDLGEFVPGQSYANRIAGKAWKSLLLVAPTLILAYILGVLKGIFDFRMQKKKLNFLGNGTTWLFISMPDLFFIIIIQIGLMFLYEKGLFFHVTLYGSEKLETYVVGILFLLIYPVFYLANITNVSLQEQEGNDYIRTAKSKGTPGMKILFVHILKNSFPKILAHGNTITLYVLSNLFIVEKLMDFQGAADGLFSAVLRGTGFRVGMEMMVDGISAAGYTVFFATIILVSNLVTQISKSLVTPASQEMNHE, from the coding sequence GTCTGCGTATTTTTGTTTATTGGGATATTGTTTTTGCCGGCTAAGACCGATTTTGAGACAGGGAAGGGAGGGCAGTTCAAATCTGCCAGCTATGACTATGAATTGGACATGCATATTCAGAATATCAAAGGTTTCTTTACTTATATAAAGGAGAACCCTGACCTTGGAGAGTTTGTCCCTGGCCAGTCGTATGCGAATCGGATTGCGGGCAAGGCGTGGAAAAGCTTGCTTTTGGTTGCTCCAACCTTGATTTTGGCCTATATTTTAGGCGTATTGAAAGGGATCTTTGATTTCAGGATGCAAAAAAAGAAGCTGAATTTTCTTGGCAATGGAACGACGTGGCTGTTCATCTCGATGCCAGATCTCTTTTTCATTATCATCATTCAGATTGGCCTGATGTTTTTATATGAAAAAGGTTTGTTTTTCCATGTGACGTTATATGGAAGTGAAAAGCTGGAAACCTATGTGGTTGGGATTCTATTTCTGCTGATTTATCCTGTTTTCTATCTTGCCAATATCACCAATGTAAGTCTGCAGGAGCAGGAAGGAAATGATTACATCCGAACCGCGAAATCAAAAGGAACTCCAGGCATGAAAATATTGTTCGTACATATCTTGAAGAATTCGTTTCCTAAGATTCTGGCGCATGGAAATACAATCACTCTTTATGTATTATCGAACCTGTTTATCGTTGAAAAATTGATGGATTTTCAAGGCGCGGCGGATGGGCTGTTTAGCGCGGTGCTGAGGGGCACTGGCTTCAGGGTCGGGATGGAAATGATGGTCGACGGAATTTCGGCGGCCGGTTATACTGTCTTTTTTGCCACAATCATTTTGGTTTCGAATCTGGTCACGCAGATTTCCAAGAGTCTTGTCACCCCGGCTTCACAGGAGATGAATCATGAATAA
- a CDS encoding DUF429 domain-containing protein, with the protein MRVIGIDLSGPKNHKDTVLTIFKQEGNHLQLVKWANNLSDQNILREIYEQSQLDEVIIGIDAPLSYQDGGGDRESDRELRKFIVNLGMRSGSIMPPTLNRMVYLTLRGIKLSREIENLNAAYPISLVEVHPGP; encoded by the coding sequence ATGAGAGTAATCGGAATTGATTTATCAGGTCCAAAAAATCATAAGGATACCGTTCTCACTATTTTTAAACAAGAGGGAAATCACCTGCAATTGGTTAAGTGGGCAAATAACTTAAGCGATCAGAACATATTGAGAGAGATTTATGAACAAAGCCAATTAGATGAGGTAATAATCGGAATTGATGCACCATTGTCTTATCAAGACGGTGGAGGAGATAGAGAAAGTGACCGGGAACTAAGAAAGTTTATTGTGAATTTAGGGATGAGATCGGGGTCAATCATGCCGCCAACCTTAAATAGAATGGTGTATTTAACATTAAGAGGAATAAAACTAAGTAGAGAAATAGAGAATCTAAACGCCGCGTATCCCATTTCTTTAGTGGAAGTACATCCAGGGCCGTAA
- a CDS encoding BsuPI-related putative proteinase inhibitor produces the protein MKKILMVLLMGLLVTGCGTENQVSNNDQDQGGAGIVAGEMAASLTEESPLIFQYEVKNQTEEEVVLEFTSSQRYDYSVKTKDGKEVFLFSSVASFLQALGEETVKQGESLTYDIDLHELNLEKGDYILTAWMTPKDGKKYEVSKEFTVE, from the coding sequence ATGAAAAAAATATTGATGGTATTGCTGATGGGTTTGCTGGTAACCGGCTGTGGAACGGAAAACCAGGTTTCGAATAATGACCAGGATCAAGGAGGTGCCGGAATCGTGGCAGGAGAAATGGCTGCAAGTTTGACAGAGGAAAGTCCGTTGATTTTTCAATATGAAGTGAAGAATCAGACGGAAGAAGAAGTGGTTCTCGAATTCACGAGTTCACAAAGATACGATTACTCGGTAAAAACGAAGGATGGCAAAGAGGTTTTTCTGTTCTCAAGCGTTGCGTCTTTTTTACAGGCACTGGGAGAAGAGACTGTGAAGCAGGGGGAGTCGTTGACATATGATATTGACCTTCATGAGCTTAACCTTGAAAAAGGAGATTATATTCTGACCGCCTGGATGACTCCGAAAGACGGCAAGAAATACGAAGTATCGAAGGAATTTACTGTCGAGTAA
- the mutM gene encoding bifunctional DNA-formamidopyrimidine glycosylase/DNA-(apurinic or apyrimidinic site) lyase, whose translation MPELPEMETYKTLLGSLIGGQKVSNVEVGREKSINVPVDGFTRQVSNQAVKTITRRAKYLVFQLQDGKCLLLHLMLGGWMFFGKEEDKPNRTIQVKLSFGEQHLFFIGLRLGYLHLLSPEEVQEEFKKLGPEVLDPDFTLDAFHQIMQKRRGTIKTTLINQEVLAGIGNGYSDEILWHAEIRPDKKINDLDDQQLSRLYHSIQFILRRGIQQGGYMENPLYKGDGKTGGYQFYVYDREGEPCSRCNASIIKSEISSRKTYFCPNCQQ comes from the coding sequence ATGCCGGAATTGCCAGAGATGGAAACATATAAAACATTGCTGGGGTCATTGATAGGTGGGCAAAAAGTTTCGAATGTTGAGGTTGGGCGTGAAAAGTCTATTAACGTACCGGTTGACGGGTTTACGAGACAAGTTTCAAATCAAGCTGTAAAAACAATTACTAGAAGGGCAAAATATTTAGTTTTTCAATTACAGGATGGCAAATGTTTATTGTTACACCTGATGCTTGGCGGTTGGATGTTTTTTGGCAAAGAGGAAGATAAACCAAACAGGACGATTCAAGTAAAGCTATCATTCGGCGAACAGCACTTATTTTTCATTGGACTGCGATTAGGCTACCTGCATCTTTTATCACCTGAAGAGGTCCAGGAAGAGTTCAAAAAACTGGGGCCTGAAGTGCTAGATCCTGATTTCACATTAGATGCCTTTCATCAAATCATGCAAAAACGAAGAGGAACAATCAAAACAACATTAATCAATCAAGAAGTGCTAGCTGGAATAGGGAATGGGTATTCCGATGAAATTCTTTGGCATGCAGAGATTCGCCCTGATAAAAAAATCAATGATCTTGACGATCAACAACTATCACGGCTGTATCATTCAATTCAATTTATCCTTAGAAGAGGAATACAACAAGGAGGTTATATGGAAAACCCGCTATATAAAGGAGATGGCAAAACAGGGGGCTATCAATTTTATGTTTATGACAGAGAAGGTGAACCATGCTCTCGTTGCAATGCTTCCATTATAAAAAGTGAAATCTCTTCACGAAAAACTTACTTTTGTCCTAATTGCCAACAATAG
- the rlmD gene encoding 23S rRNA (uracil(1939)-C(5))-methyltransferase RlmD, translated as MSKTIPVKKNDYIDVEFEDLTHDGAGVAKVDGYPIFVQGGLPGEKATIKVTKVNKGYGFGRMMEILERSAFRVECPAEDAHKYGGCQLQHISYEGQLKYKENQVTQVLTRIGKLEDVVVHPILGMDNPWHYRNKAQVPVGEKDGKLIAGFFKPRSHEIVDTNESLLHLQEINEAIKAVKEIASELGIQPYNEENHKGVLRHIMARYGRQTGELMVVIVTRTNEIPQQKKLVNEIVARLPKVKSIVHNVNSKKTNVIMGDKTEVLWGSEVIYDYIGDIKFAISARSFYQVNPEQTKVLYDKALEYAELTGEESVIDAYCGIGTISLFLAQKAKKVFGVEIVPEAIEDAKRNAELNGIANADFAVGEAETVIPAWYEEGNSADVLVVDPPRKGCDEALLQTIIDMKPKKVVYVSCNPATLARDLRILEDGGYKTVEVQPVDMFPQTTHCEAVAKIVLA; from the coding sequence ATGAGCAAAACGATACCTGTTAAAAAGAATGATTATATAGATGTTGAGTTTGAGGATTTGACGCATGACGGAGCGGGTGTAGCCAAGGTTGATGGCTATCCAATTTTTGTTCAGGGCGGACTTCCTGGTGAAAAAGCAACCATCAAAGTGACCAAGGTGAACAAGGGGTACGGTTTTGGGCGCATGATGGAGATTCTTGAAAGAAGTGCGTTCCGGGTAGAGTGTCCGGCTGAAGATGCCCATAAATATGGTGGCTGCCAGTTGCAGCATATTAGCTATGAGGGGCAGCTAAAGTATAAAGAAAACCAAGTGACGCAAGTGCTGACGCGGATCGGCAAGCTTGAGGATGTTGTGGTACATCCGATTTTGGGAATGGACAACCCATGGCATTACCGGAACAAAGCACAGGTGCCGGTTGGTGAGAAGGACGGGAAGCTGATTGCAGGCTTCTTCAAACCGCGCAGCCATGAAATTGTTGATACGAATGAAAGCCTGTTGCATCTCCAAGAAATCAACGAGGCAATCAAGGCGGTGAAAGAAATCGCCAGCGAGCTGGGCATTCAGCCATATAATGAGGAAAACCATAAAGGTGTCCTTCGCCACATCATGGCCCGTTACGGAAGACAGACTGGTGAACTGATGGTGGTGATTGTGACCAGGACAAATGAGATTCCTCAGCAAAAGAAGCTGGTGAATGAAATCGTCGCAAGGCTGCCTAAGGTAAAATCAATCGTCCATAACGTGAACTCGAAGAAAACAAATGTCATCATGGGAGACAAAACGGAGGTTCTCTGGGGCAGCGAGGTCATTTATGACTATATCGGTGACATCAAGTTCGCGATTTCCGCCCGTTCTTTCTATCAGGTCAACCCTGAGCAGACAAAGGTCCTCTACGACAAAGCACTTGAATATGCTGAACTTACAGGCGAAGAATCCGTGATTGATGCCTACTGCGGCATCGGCACGATTTCGTTATTTTTAGCGCAAAAAGCAAAAAAGGTATTCGGTGTCGAAATCGTTCCCGAAGCCATCGAAGACGCAAAAAGAAACGCCGAATTGAACGGAATTGCGAACGCTGATTTCGCAGTCGGTGAAGCCGAAACAGTTATTCCGGCATGGTACGAAGAAGGCAACAGCGCCGACGTATTGGTCGTCGACCCGCCGCGAAAAGGCTGTGACGAGGCATTGCTGCAAACCATCATTGACATGAAACCGAAGAAGGTTGTGTATGTATCATGTAACCCGGCCACCTTAGCCAGGGACCTTCGAATTCTAGAGGATGGCGGGTACAAGACAGTAGAAGTACAGCCAGTTGATATGTTCCCCCAGACAACACACTGTGAAGCTGTCGCGAAAATCGTATTAGCATAA
- a CDS encoding Nif3-like dinuclear metal center hexameric protein — translation MDALYIVERINDLFNITNKKIYSSESGITYQADQRIKKLGYCVNLTLETIEEARIHGVDMMVTHHDAWDEIFGLKEACVEKLAEYGISHYYNHLPLDDCNFGTNDSLLGKLNLEPVKRTHEWEGLYFGRIAEYDEEIEFNDLVKKMEHLLEEPVKSWRFNDKTVKRVGLVCGNGAPTACLKEAVENDCDVYITGECNLYTIQYAQFKGMNLIIGSHTFTEFFGIESLAMKLNENIKELEVVRLNEEHYETNIK, via the coding sequence ATGGATGCTTTATATATTGTTGAAAGAATTAATGATCTGTTCAATATAACGAATAAGAAAATCTATTCAAGTGAATCGGGAATTACTTACCAGGCAGATCAAAGGATTAAGAAATTGGGATACTGTGTTAACCTAACACTTGAAACGATTGAGGAAGCAAGGATTCATGGTGTTGATATGATGGTGACACACCACGATGCCTGGGATGAAATATTTGGGTTGAAAGAGGCATGCGTAGAAAAACTAGCTGAATATGGCATTAGTCACTACTATAATCATCTGCCACTTGATGACTGTAACTTTGGGACAAATGATAGTCTATTAGGAAAATTGAATTTAGAACCTGTTAAAAGAACCCACGAATGGGAAGGGTTATATTTTGGAAGAATCGCAGAGTATGATGAAGAAATCGAATTTAATGACTTAGTAAAAAAGATGGAACATTTGCTTGAAGAACCAGTTAAATCTTGGAGGTTTAATGATAAAACGGTAAAGCGAGTGGGCTTGGTTTGTGGCAATGGAGCGCCAACAGCTTGCCTTAAGGAAGCTGTTGAAAATGATTGTGATGTATACATTACAGGTGAATGTAATTTGTATACGATTCAATATGCTCAGTTTAAAGGGATGAATCTGATCATTGGCAGTCATACCTTCACAGAATTCTTTGGAATTGAAAGTTTGGCAATGAAACTAAATGAGAATATAAAAGAACTTGAAGTAGTGAGACTTAATGAAGAGCATTATGAGACGAATATAAAATAA
- a CDS encoding ABC transporter permease subunit yields the protein MNKSLLFGLTIISFLLVIAFIAPYLPFVDTSLKETVMKQKEGGGFELPPFAPSADFPIGSDANGKDLLSRVLLGTKETLLTILAIVLIRYIIAIPLAMASFYTKIFHRILVMWNRLFSFMPPIFFVILIIGTPFVTFSDNRYLWIMLVLALIEAGRVADIFYQGMVDISKKPYVEAGIVSGSSALTMLKNYYWPPLRPFFIVQFFSDLGRTLFLIGQLGIVGIFLSVEFVSQLSGVYKAMNASNAWPTYFAEITHHIWSHPWLPITGTVAIGITILAFSMTSSGLQQYFDKKYKRA from the coding sequence ATGAATAAATCATTATTATTTGGCCTGACGATTATATCTTTTCTATTGGTAATTGCATTCATAGCACCATATCTTCCATTTGTGGATACATCGTTGAAAGAAACTGTGATGAAGCAAAAAGAAGGTGGAGGATTCGAGCTTCCTCCGTTTGCACCATCTGCTGATTTCCCGATTGGCTCTGATGCAAACGGTAAAGATTTATTGAGCAGGGTGCTTTTGGGTACGAAAGAAACGCTGTTAACGATTCTCGCCATCGTCCTGATTCGTTACATCATCGCAATTCCGCTGGCGATGGCCAGTTTTTATACGAAAATCTTCCATCGCATACTGGTCATGTGGAATCGATTGTTCTCATTCATGCCACCGATTTTCTTTGTCATCTTGATTATTGGCACACCATTCGTTACTTTTTCCGATAATCGATATCTTTGGATCATGCTTGTGCTCGCTCTTATTGAAGCTGGCAGGGTTGCTGATATCTTTTACCAGGGAATGGTCGACATTTCAAAGAAACCTTATGTGGAGGCAGGGATTGTCTCAGGCTCATCGGCTTTGACGATGCTGAAAAATTACTATTGGCCGCCCCTAAGGCCGTTTTTCATCGTCCAATTTTTCTCCGACCTTGGGAGAACATTATTCCTCATCGGCCAGCTTGGAATCGTGGGGATTTTCTTGAGTGTTGAATTCGTTTCCCAGCTCAGTGGAGTGTATAAGGCGATGAACGCCTCCAATGCTTGGCCGACCTACTTCGCGGAGATTACCCATCACATCTGGTCACACCCATGGCTGCCGATTACCGGTACCGTCGCCATTGGTATTACGATATTAGCCTTCTCGATGACCAGCAGCGGACTGCAGCAATATTTTGATAAAAAGTATAAAAGAGCATAA
- a CDS encoding HAD family hydrolase — protein sequence MDSIIFDLDGTIWDPIDTVLSAWNGVIRKSNLINSELTRMDFEGTMGLQMNEISRKLFPTLNDTERQNLVKELCEVEQSLLEENGGVLFHNVENVLKELSQKYKLYIVSNCQDGYIEAFYKSHRLEKYFLDFENPGRTGLSKGENINLVIERNNLSSPVYVGDTQGDLEAARFAKIPFIYAEYGFGQVSEYDMKIKSFEELLRVF from the coding sequence TTGGATAGTATCATTTTTGATTTGGATGGAACCATTTGGGATCCGATAGACACTGTACTTAGTGCATGGAACGGCGTTATACGAAAAAGTAATCTTATAAATAGTGAATTAACCCGCATGGATTTTGAAGGTACGATGGGTTTACAGATGAATGAAATAAGCAGGAAACTTTTTCCCACTTTAAATGATACAGAACGACAAAATCTAGTAAAAGAACTTTGCGAAGTAGAACAATCTCTCTTAGAAGAAAACGGAGGGGTTCTTTTTCACAATGTAGAGAATGTCCTGAAGGAGCTCTCTCAAAAATACAAACTATACATCGTCAGTAACTGCCAAGATGGGTACATAGAAGCTTTTTATAAGTCTCATAGACTTGAAAAGTATTTTTTAGACTTTGAAAACCCAGGTAGAACGGGTCTATCAAAAGGTGAGAATATTAACTTAGTTATTGAAAGAAATAACTTATCAAGCCCAGTTTATGTGGGGGACACACAAGGAGACTTAGAAGCAGCCAGATTTGCTAAGATTCCCTTTATTTATGCTGAATACGGATTTGGCCAAGTAAGTGAATATGATATGAAAATTAAAAGTTTTGAAGAACTTTTAAGAGTATTCTAG